Below is a window of Thermodesulfitimonas autotrophica DNA.
ACCACCGTCACGCAAGGACCGCCACGCGCCGGCAGCAACTCCTCCCAGGCCGGCGCACCCCAGTTCTCCAGAAAACCTTGATCCCCCCGTTTTTGAATGAAGGCCTCGGCCGCTACCGCCCAGCGCCGCGCTAGCTCCCTTACAAAAGGCTCCGGTGGCGCGGGTTCGCTTAAAATGACAAGATTACCGGAATGCGCCGGGAAATACGGGCTGTAAAACCGCAAAATGCCGGCGTTTCCCGTAAGGACGGCGAACGGGTCTACGGTTATTCGCAGGTACGTCCCGTAACACGTAACCCTATACTCCCGGACCTCCCGCTGGGGTTCCCCCGCCCAGCACGTAGCGGCGACAACCAGCGCGATAAGCAAAGCCCCCGCTAACATGGCCCTCAAACCCACAGCCTACCACCTCACTCTTTATTCTCCCACCGCGCCTTCGCCCGCTACCCGTAATGATAGTTTTCCCGAAAAAAGAAAAGGCCGCGCTAACGCAGCCGTGTACAGCGAAAAATGCCGCTCCCTTAAAAGAAAAACGCCGCAATTCCGATGGCCACCAGCAAAAGGCCCCCGGCCAGCCCAGCCTTCTCCCCTACCCACCGGGACAAACACCTCTGGCCGAGCCTTATCCCGAGCCAGAGAAATGCCAGACTGAAAATAAGCACCGCGCCGCAAGCAAGAGCCGCGTCCAACCCACAAACGCCAGCGCCGGCACCCGCCACAAAATTGTTTAACGCCAACGCCACGCCAAGGAAGTAGGCCTCCTTCACGTCGATGTGCCCGGAATAGTCGGCATCGGCAAGGAGCGGCTTCTCCAATACCTCCTTCAGCCGGCCCACGCCCCGACCGGCCGGTTGGCTCGTCTCTTCACCCCTTTCCCGTGCCCTTTCTTTACCCTTCCTGTAAGCCCGGACCAGTTCTTGGTAGAAAACCCATAAACCCGTAGCGGCAATTATCACCGCGCCTATCCCCCGGGCCGTCGCGGGCGCGAGAAATTTGGTCAGCCACCGCCCAGCGACGAGGCTGAGACACGTCCCGCCGCTGGTCACCAGGGCGATCATCAGGTTCGAAGCAAACGGCACCCGAATTTTCCGGGTCCCTAAGGCCATCCCCACCCCCAGATTATCAAGATTCGCCGCTAATAACAACAAAAGAGCCCCGAAAGCATCCATTCTTCGCCACCCCGCAACTACCTCGTAACCCCAGCCTATGACGGGGTAGCGCATCCGGTTACTTTCGAGGCTTTACTTCCCGGGACAACTATTTACCCAAGCAGTTTCGCGCCACCTTCTTACCGGTATCGGGCGTACCGCTCCCTGAGGAAGCACGTCACCGGGCCCGGCTTCCCGTCGCCGATCATCCGGTCCTCGACTGCCACCAACGGCATAACCTCCAGAAGGGAGTTGGTAAGAAAGGCCTCATCGGCCTTAAAAAGCTCCTCCGGCCGCACCGGCCGCTCCGCTACCGGCAGGCCGGCTTCCCGCGCGAGACGGATAACCACCTTCCTGGTAACACCGGGCAAAAGGCCGCTTGCCACATCAGGCGTAACCAAAGTCTGCTCCCGCACTAAAAAAATATTGCTCACGGTCCCCTCGCAAAGATAACCGGCCGTATTGCGAAAAAGCCCTTCGTCCGCACCCTTTGCCGCTGCCTCTTTTTTGCCGAGGATGTTCTCCAAGAAGTTAAGCGACTTTATGTAAACCAAGGGAGAACGTTCATTTCGCGGGAAGGAAACAAAAATCGCCTTAAAACCCCGCACGTAGAGTTCCGGAGCGTAAGGTACCCCCGGACGGAAGGTCACAAGTACCAGCGGTGGAGCGCTGGCCTTTGGGTAAAGGCCCGGCCCCCGGCCGCGGATTACGGTAAGGCGGACGCTGCCCTCCGTAGCCTCGTTCGCGGCTACCGTCTCCTGCACGGCGCAGGCTAATGCTTCGGGCTCCAGCGCCGCCGCAAAACCGAGGACCGCCGCGCCTTCCATCAACCGCTTGATATGTTCCCCAAGGAAGAGAGGCCGTCCGCCGCAGATCCGGAGCGTCTCGAAAAGGCCGTCCCCGTAAAAGATGGCGCGTTCGAGCGCTAAGAGGCCCTCATCCTCCCGCAAAAGCCTGCCGTCCAGCCACACCCAGCCCATTCACTCACCCCTCAAGAAGCCTGCACCGCCCGCCGGGGGGCCCAGATGAGCCCTGCAAAGCTCAGGATGGCGGCCGCATACATCGGAGCATGGTAACCCCACCAATCCGCAAGGAGCCCGCCCAAAAAAGGTCCTAATGCCGCGCACAGGTTAATGTTGGCTACCAGGATGCCTGCCGCTGTCCCTCGCTCTTCACCGGAGCGCAAAAGCAGCACCAGAGCACCGATATAGAGCGCCGACCACGCGCCCGAGAGGAGTAACTGCACCGGAAAAACCTGGTAAAAGTGTCCGAGTAACGTATAGAGAAGGAAAACGCTACCCGAAAGGAAAAGGCCGAACCGGAAAAGGCCGGGGCCTGCGAAGCGCTCCGCAAGAACCATCAGCACCACCTGGCCGGCGTAGTTCGCCGTGCCCACCAGCCCGATCCAGAACTTGTCGGCACCGAGCTCCTGCAGAAAGAGCGGGAAAATGATCCACACGGCGGAAGCGCCCACGTGCCGGAGGAAGAAGGGCCAGTAAACGGCGCGGTTGCGCCAGATAACCGGCAGGTAGCGCGGGGTGGTCGCAACCTGCACCGGCTTGAATTCCTCAAGCCGGAGACTGATTAGGAAGGCTACCGCGGCCGCCAGGAAACTGAGGAAGAAAAGCAGGTGGTACTCCTTGAAGAAAGCGGCGGCAAGCGACCCGGCAATCCAGCCCATCGCCCCGGAAGAGCTAAATTTGCCGATGCCACCCCGGTTTTCGTAAGCAAAAACAAGCAGCGCCCCCGTCGTAATCCCGAGCGCAAACCCGACCAGCGTCCGGACGAACAACAGGCTCACCACGTCCCGCGCGAGTAACTGACCGAGAAAGGCTAACGCGCTGGCCGCCAGCCCTAACCGCACGAAGCGCAGGCGCCCGAAGAGGTCAGATAAGCGGCCGAAAACGAAGGCCGCCGCAAAATAAGCCAGACCGCTCGCGGCACCCACCAGTCCCACATCGAAGTCGGTGCCGCCAAGGTCTTTCGTCAACAATGGAATGAAGAGGCGGGAGGCCTCAATCGCCAAATTCAGAAGAAAGCCAAGCGCAATGGGGCTTACAAACCGGTGCCCGATTTCACCCGCCAAAGGCTTCTACCTCTTCTCCGCATTTTGCGCTTCCGGCCCGCGCGAGTTCGGTTCAATAATCCCTGTCGAGACCACCAGCCGGAGGCCTTCTTCTACCGGGATATTGAGAAAAATCACCTCTTCCCGCGGGATAAAAAGCAGAAAACCGGACATCGGCACCGGCACGTGCGGCACCAAAACCTTAACCAACTCCCGACCAACCAGGTCCCTGATGAGGCCGTTAGCCTCCCCCACTAAAAAGCCGACGGCCCAGGAGCCCGGGCGGGGAAACTGGACTAGCACCACCTGCCGGAAGACCTGTTTCCGGTTTTCACCGAAGGTCTCGACAATCTCCTTGGCCGTCCGGTAGATGGAGTTGACCAGCGGGATTTGCAGCATCACCCTCTCCCAAAAAGCCAAGAGCCGGCGCCCGATAACGTTGGTGGCCAGCATACCCACGAAGAGGATGAGCGCTGCGGTAACAACGATGCCCAGACCCGGGATCTTGTAAGGGGTAAAGTGAGTTAGCAACCTTCCCGCAAAGCCGTCGACAAACCCGAAAATCTTCCACAGAACAAAGATTGTTGCTGCGGCCGGCAGGATGACGGCGAGTCCGGTTAAGAAATAATTACGCAGATTCCGTTGCATTTTGTATCTCTTTTCCCCCAAAAATTATTTCTCTTGCCAAACGAATGTCGCCAAACACCACCACCGCCACCCGCTCCTTCCAGCGCCTCCCATTCGCCGGGGTACGCCACCACCTACGGAATACTCCTTATCTTCTCTTTTTGCTCCGCCAGGATCGTCTCGTACTGGCCGTTGAGCTCCCCTTGAACCCGCAGCCACTCTTCGAGGAAAGCCGGGTGGCGCTCGACATCGACCCGCACCTTCACGCCGAGCTGCCGCTGGAGAGCCTCCTGCGCCTGCTCGAGCCGCGCCGCAAAGCTTTCCTTCAGGTTGGCGTAGGTGTGTTCAAAAGCGCGCGTGTAATAATTAAAAAGGTATTCAAGTTCGCTGAAAACCTGCTTGAGTGCGCTTTTATTCTTCTTCAGGGCCAGCAAACCCTCCATTGCCCGCCGGTTAGTTTCATAGGTATTTTCATCGGCAGGTAACTGGATATTCTGTAAAAGAGTCTCCTCCATCCCCTTCCTGACGTATCCCCGCACGTCCTCCGGATACCGGTTCAACTCGCCCAGCAAATCGAAGTTTTTCTCCCGGAGAAAGCGTGCCGCCGCCTGACTTCCCTTAGGCTCAAACTCCATACCGGAAAGGTCGACTTGGTCCAGGTTCATCGCCCGCACTCTTTCTAACGCTTTCTCGTAAGCGCTCTTAATTTTATCCATCGTCTCTTCCCACCCCGTGAATTTATTTTTACCTACTTGTTTAGCCAGGAATTCCCTTTGCGACCCAAAGTCACTAACAACTCGCGGTAGCCCAAGGTATTAATCACCTGTTCGGGGCCGAGCCAGCCACGGCGCGCCACCCCTACCCCAAGTTCAAGAAAATCCATCTGGTCAAGAAGGTGGGCATCACTGCCGATAGCAAACTTTACCCCCTTTTCCGCAGCGGCGCGACAGTGAATGTCGTTCAAGTCGAGCCGCTTGTAATAAGCGTTGATTTCGAGCAAAGTCCCCGTAGCTTGAGCAGCCTTAAAGATCGCCTCCAAGTCTAAAGCGTACGCTTCCCGCTCGCCGAGCAGCCTCCCCGTGGGATGAGCAATAGCGTGCACGTACGGATTGTTAATCGCGCTCAAAAGCCGCCGGGTCTGCACCTCCCGGCTCTGGCGCAGGCCGGTATGAATAGCCGCCACGACGAAGTCAAGTTCAGCCAGCACCTCATCCGGGTAATCAAGGCGCCCGTCCATCCCGATCTCGACCTCAGCGCCACAGAGAAGCTTTACGTCCCGGCTTTTGGCGTTAAAGGCCGCGATCGCCGCCCGCTTTTTGGCTAACGCTGCCAAATCGAGCCCGCCCGCAACCTTGAGCGATTGCGAGTGGTCGCAGACCACCACCCACTCGTAGCCCAACCGCCGCGCCTTCGCCGCGATCTCCTCCAAGGAGGCCGAACCGTCACTATACTTGGAGTGCACGTGGCAATCGCCCTTAATTTCCCCTAAGTCAACTACCCGGGGCAAGCGCCCCTCCAGGGCCGCCTCAATTTCCCCCCTGTCCTCCCGCATCTCGGGAGGGATGTACGGGAGCCCCACCGCCGCTAAAACCTCTTCCTCGGTAGCGCCGGCAATCCGCTCCTCCCCGCGGAAAACCCCGTATTCGTTTATCTTGAGCCCCCGCCGGACCCCTAATTCCCGCACCCGGATGTTGTGCGCCTTCGAGCCGGTAAAGTAGCAGAGCGCCGCCCCGTAGCTCTCCTCCGGCACGACGCGCAGATCGACCTGTAAGCCGTCGGCAGTCCTGATGCTGGATTTCGTAGGGCCGTGGGCAATCACCTCGGCTACCACCGGCAGCCCAATAAAAACGTCCATCACCGCCTCGGGTTCCCGAGACCCGGCCAGGATGTCTACGTCACCGACCGTCTCCCGGTAACGCCGGATGCTTCCGGCCAAACTCACGCGGCTCACCGGCGCCCGCTCGCGAAGCAAGGCGACGATGTGCCGGGCCATAGGTAAGACCAGTCCGAGCGGTCGCCGCTCCTGGACCGACCGCAAAAGCCCGATGCCCCGCAGGATGTTTTCTTCCGTTTTGGCCTGAATCCCGGGCAGCCCCTTCAGCCGTCCTTCGCGGGCAAGCCGCTCAAGCTGGGCCACGCTCTCAATGCCCAGCTCCTCGTAGAGCATCTTGGCGGTTTTCGGCCCCACGCCCGGCACCTGCAGCAGTTCCACCAGGCCCGGCGGCACCTTCTTTTTCAGTTCCTCATATTTCTGGAGCGTCCCGGTGGACAAGATTTCTTCTATCTTGCGGGCGAGCTCCTTCCCGATGCCGGGAATCTTGGTAAGCTCCCCTCGCGCCGCGATGGCCGCAATATCCTCGGTAAGGTTCTCAATGTTTTGCGCCGCCCGCTGGTAAGCCCGAATCCGGTAAACGTCCTCACCCAAGATCTCCATAATCTCGGCCATTTGCCGGAAGATTGCGCAAACATCGCTATTTTTCACGCCGACCACCTTTTATATCATACCAGAAAAAGCGTCCCGGTAGCAAAAAATGGTCCGCAAGCGTGTTTTCGCACCGGCACAAAATATTAACGGCACACGCGCCGCGATGAGGAGGGGCCAACCGGTGACGAAGCGTTTCTTCTGGAAAAAGCGCGGCTACGAAGAACCGGAACTGGAGGAGTTTCTCCACCGCCCGCCCGGATCGCCGCAACCGCGGGAAAAATCTTCCCAAAAGTGTCAACTCCAGAGCCGGCACCGCCACGGGACAAGCAAAGACATTAAACTTGGAATGGTTTACAAAACGGGGCTACGCGACCTCAAAGAGCCGCGCCACGGCGATTGAACGCCACGGAGACTGAAAGTGTAAAAAACCCTTTTGAAGAGAGGAAAAAGTATGATATAATGCTACCGGCACGATTTTTGGTAAGTTAAACATCTTTGAGGAAGCGGATTTACCCCTGACAGGACCTGCCTCTGCTCAAGCCCCCCGCGTTCACTCAAATGTTTTACTTCCTAACGATTCGCTGCCTACCAAAAATATATAGAGTTAAGGATAGTCGCAAATGGTTGCCAACGGATTTAACAAACTAAGAATCGGGGAGCTGACGGCTGAAGTTCCGGTAATTCAAGGAGGGATGGGCGTCGGCGTTTCTCTGTCTGGGCTGGCATCTGCCGTAGCCAACGAGGGTGGTATCGGCGTCATCGCCACCGCCGGCATCGGCATGTTTGAGCCCGACTTCGCTACCGACTTCCCGGGCGCTAACATCCGGGCGCTGAAAAAAGAAATCCGCAAAGCCCGGGCCCGGACTAAAGGAATCCTGGGGGTTAACATCATGGTCGCCCTGTCAAATTTCGCTGACATGGCAAAAACCGCCGTAGAAGAGAAGGTGGACATCATTTTCTCCGGCGCCGGTCTTCCCCTCAATTTACCGGAATTCTTAGAAGGAAACCAGCGGACGAAACTGGTGCCCATTGTTTCTTCTGCCCGGGCAGCCACCCTTATTTGCAGAAGGTGGTTAGGGAAATACAGCCGCCTACCCGATGCCATAGTGGTGGAAGGACCAATGGCCGGGGGACATCTCGGCTTTAAAGAAGAGCAGCTCGGCGACCCGGCGTTTGCGCTTGAACGGTTGGTAACGGAAGTAATTGCGGCGGTAAAACCGTTTGCCGCAGAGGGCCAAAGACCCATCCCGGTAATTGCCGCCGGCGGCATTTATACCGGCGCCGACATTTATAAATTTATCCGGCTGGGCGCTGCCGGTGTGCAGATGGCGACCAGGTTTGTGACCACCTATGAATGTGACGCCGCGCCGGCCTTTAAGCAGGCATACATCGACGCGCGCAAAGAAGACCTGGTCATCATCAAAAGCCCGGTTGGCCTGCCAGGCAGAGCGATTAGAAACAACTTTACCGACGCTGTCAACGCAGGGAAAAGAAAGCCGTTTAAGTGTCCTTACCACTGCATTAAAACCTGCGCGTACCAGTCTAGTCCCTACTGCATCGCGCTCGCGTTGATCAACGCCCAGAAGGGCAACTTAAAACACGGGTTCGCCTTCGCGGGCGAAAACGCCTACCGGGCTAAAGAAATCGTTTCGGTAAGGGAATTGGTCCGGATCCTGCGCGAAGAATACGCAGCCGCAGCCGAACCGGTCGCCTTAGCCAGTAGCGGTAGCGGCCTCTAAACGGAAACAAAAAACAAAGAAAGGTGCTATAAGAGATGAGTTTTGAAAATTTTTCGCTAAGCAAGGAAACTTTAAAGGCGATCGCGGCAATGGGATTCCGGGAGCCAACGCCAATTCAGATGCTTGCTTTACCACTAGTGCTTAAGGGGGCAGACCTCATCGGGCAGGCGCAAACTGGGACCGGCAAAACTGCCGCCTTCGGCATCCCCATTGTGGAAAAAAGTCGCCAAGGCCAAAAGCCCTTTGCGATTGTCCTTGAACCGACCAGAGAACTTGCGGTGCAAGTAGCGCAGGAGATCGAGAGGCTCGGCAAATACAAAAATATACGTGTGCTGCCGGTTTACGGCGGCAAGCCCCTCGAGACCCAGAGCAGAGCTCTGCAAAGAGGCGTTGAGGTGGTTGTAGGAACCCCTGGCCGCCTGATAGACCACCTAAACCGGAAGACGCTTTCTCTTTCTGAGGTAAATACCGTAGTTCTCGACGAAGCAGACGAAATGCTCGATATGGGCTTCATCCAAGATATCGAAAGAATCCTCACCGCCGTTCCCGCCGCAAGGCAGACGCTTTTATTTTCCGCGACTATGCCCCAGCCGATAGTGAATATGGCTAGGAAATATATGAAGACCGCCGAAGAGATCCGTATCGACCCCCAAAATATGGTCGTTCCCCGGATAAAGCAAGTTTTTTATGAGGTGGGGGAACCGGATAAGATTAAGGTTCTCGCGCGGCTGCTAAACTTAGAAGACCCGCGGCTGGCCATTATCTTCTGCCGCACCAAGCGCGAAGTGGATAGGGTAGCCCTGAAATTAAGGCAGATGGGGTATAACGCTAACGCCCTGCACGGGGACTTCACCCAGGCCCGCAGGGACCAGGTAATGGGCAAGTTTAAAAAGGGCACGCTTGATCTTCTCGTAGCGACCGACGTAGCGGCGCGGGGCCTGGACATTAAAAACGTCACCCACGTCATTAACTACAGCATCCCGCAAAATCCTGAACGTTACGTCCACCGGATCGGGCGGACAGGGCGGGTGGGTAATACAGGCATCGCCATAACCCTCGTCACCCCGGCAGAGTATAAGTATCTGCGGCTGATCGAAAAAGCCGCCAAAATCAGAATTAACCGGGCAAAACTGCCCCCGGCCCAGGAAGCTTAAAACTCAAAAACTTCGCCCGCCGGAGCGAAGCGGAAGCAGTCGCCAAAGGCCTGTGATAGTTTTGCGGTCACCGGCAGGCCGGTGCAGTGGTTGGCCGCCAGAAGCATTAGGTCGAGGCTCTTGAGATACGCGATTGTGGCTTCAAGCTGCGCCGGGTCTGCCGGGCCGAGGTGGGTGCCGCCCAAGATCGCTGC
It encodes the following:
- the ytaF gene encoding sporulation membrane protein YtaF; translated protein: MDAFGALLLLLAANLDNLGVGMALGTRKIRVPFASNLMIALVTSGGTCLSLVAGRWLTKFLAPATARGIGAVIIAATGLWVFYQELVRAYRKGKERARERGEETSQPAGRGVGRLKEVLEKPLLADADYSGHIDVKEAYFLGVALALNNFVAGAGAGVCGLDAALACGAVLIFSLAFLWLGIRLGQRCLSRWVGEKAGLAGGLLLVAIGIAAFFF
- a CDS encoding aminotransferase class IV encodes the protein MGWVWLDGRLLREDEGLLALERAIFYGDGLFETLRICGGRPLFLGEHIKRLMEGAAVLGFAAALEPEALACAVQETVAANEATEGSVRLTVIRGRGPGLYPKASAPPLVLVTFRPGVPYAPELYVRGFKAIFVSFPRNERSPLVYIKSLNFLENILGKKEAAAKGADEGLFRNTAGYLCEGTVSNIFLVREQTLVTPDVASGLLPGVTRKVVIRLAREAGLPVAERPVRPEELFKADEAFLTNSLLEVMPLVAVEDRMIGDGKPGPVTCFLRERYARYR
- a CDS encoding MFS transporter; protein product: MAGEIGHRFVSPIALGFLLNLAIEASRLFIPLLTKDLGGTDFDVGLVGAASGLAYFAAAFVFGRLSDLFGRLRFVRLGLAASALAFLGQLLARDVVSLLFVRTLVGFALGITTGALLVFAYENRGGIGKFSSSGAMGWIAGSLAAAFFKEYHLLFFLSFLAAAVAFLISLRLEEFKPVQVATTPRYLPVIWRNRAVYWPFFLRHVGASAVWIIFPLFLQELGADKFWIGLVGTANYAGQVVLMVLAERFAGPGLFRFGLFLSGSVFLLYTLLGHFYQVFPVQLLLSGAWSALYIGALVLLLRSGEERGTAAGILVANINLCAALGPFLGGLLADWWGYHAPMYAAAILSFAGLIWAPRRAVQAS
- a CDS encoding DUF502 domain-containing protein, producing MQRNLRNYFLTGLAVILPAAATIFVLWKIFGFVDGFAGRLLTHFTPYKIPGLGIVVTAALILFVGMLATNVIGRRLLAFWERVMLQIPLVNSIYRTAKEIVETFGENRKQVFRQVVLVQFPRPGSWAVGFLVGEANGLIRDLVGRELVKVLVPHVPVPMSGFLLFIPREEVIFLNIPVEEGLRLVVSTGIIEPNSRGPEAQNAEKR
- a CDS encoding DUF6657 family protein, which encodes MDKIKSAYEKALERVRAMNLDQVDLSGMEFEPKGSQAAARFLREKNFDLLGELNRYPEDVRGYVRKGMEETLLQNIQLPADENTYETNRRAMEGLLALKKNKSALKQVFSELEYLFNYYTRAFEHTYANLKESFAARLEQAQEALQRQLGVKVRVDVERHPAFLEEWLRVQGELNGQYETILAEQKEKIRSIP
- the polX gene encoding DNA polymerase/3'-5' exonuclease PolX; translation: MKNSDVCAIFRQMAEIMEILGEDVYRIRAYQRAAQNIENLTEDIAAIAARGELTKIPGIGKELARKIEEILSTGTLQKYEELKKKVPPGLVELLQVPGVGPKTAKMLYEELGIESVAQLERLAREGRLKGLPGIQAKTEENILRGIGLLRSVQERRPLGLVLPMARHIVALLRERAPVSRVSLAGSIRRYRETVGDVDILAGSREPEAVMDVFIGLPVVAEVIAHGPTKSSIRTADGLQVDLRVVPEESYGAALCYFTGSKAHNIRVRELGVRRGLKINEYGVFRGEERIAGATEEEVLAAVGLPYIPPEMREDRGEIEAALEGRLPRVVDLGEIKGDCHVHSKYSDGSASLEEIAAKARRLGYEWVVVCDHSQSLKVAGGLDLAALAKKRAAIAAFNAKSRDVKLLCGAEVEIGMDGRLDYPDEVLAELDFVVAAIHTGLRQSREVQTRRLLSAINNPYVHAIAHPTGRLLGEREAYALDLEAIFKAAQATGTLLEINAYYKRLDLNDIHCRAAAEKGVKFAIGSDAHLLDQMDFLELGVGVARRGWLGPEQVINTLGYRELLVTLGRKGNSWLNK
- a CDS encoding NAD(P)H-dependent flavin oxidoreductase, with the translated sequence MVANGFNKLRIGELTAEVPVIQGGMGVGVSLSGLASAVANEGGIGVIATAGIGMFEPDFATDFPGANIRALKKEIRKARARTKGILGVNIMVALSNFADMAKTAVEEKVDIIFSGAGLPLNLPEFLEGNQRTKLVPIVSSARAATLICRRWLGKYSRLPDAIVVEGPMAGGHLGFKEEQLGDPAFALERLVTEVIAAVKPFAAEGQRPIPVIAAGGIYTGADIYKFIRLGAAGVQMATRFVTTYECDAAPAFKQAYIDARKEDLVIIKSPVGLPGRAIRNNFTDAVNAGKRKPFKCPYHCIKTCAYQSSPYCIALALINAQKGNLKHGFAFAGENAYRAKEIVSVRELVRILREEYAAAAEPVALASSGSGL
- a CDS encoding DEAD/DEAH box helicase gives rise to the protein MLALPLVLKGADLIGQAQTGTGKTAAFGIPIVEKSRQGQKPFAIVLEPTRELAVQVAQEIERLGKYKNIRVLPVYGGKPLETQSRALQRGVEVVVGTPGRLIDHLNRKTLSLSEVNTVVLDEADEMLDMGFIQDIERILTAVPAARQTLLFSATMPQPIVNMARKYMKTAEEIRIDPQNMVVPRIKQVFYEVGEPDKIKVLARLLNLEDPRLAIIFCRTKREVDRVALKLRQMGYNANALHGDFTQARRDQVMGKFKKGTLDLLVATDVAARGLDIKNVTHVINYSIPQNPERYVHRIGRTGRVGNTGIAITLVTPAEYKYLRLIEKAAKIRINRAKLPPAQEA